The sequence CAAAATTATGTATCACTGTCAATTATTTCGTGAAAACGAAAATACAGGAGACTTGATATTGGACAACAATGATTTAGAACGTGAAAGAGGAATTACTATTACTTCTAAAAATGTATCAGTTACCTACAAAGGGACTAAGATTAACATTATTGATACTCCAGGTCACGCGGATTTCGGGGGTGAGGTAGAAAGAGTATTAAACATGGCCGATGGAGTTTGTCTACTTGTAGATGCTTTTGAAGGACCAATGCCACAAACTCGTTTCGTATTACAAAAAGCAATCGACTTAGGATTAAAGCCTTGTGTGGTTATTAATAAAGTAGATAAAGAAAACTGTACTCCTGAAGAAGTTCATGAAAAAGTTTTTGACTTAATGTTTGAATTAGGTGCTACTGAAGAACAATTAGATTTTCCAGCTGTTTATGGTTCAGCTAAAAATAACTGGATGTCTGATCATTGGGAAAATATAACTGATAATGTTGAAGCATTATTGGATATGGTTGTTGAAAATGTACCTGCTCCTAAAGTTTCTGAAGGAACACCACAAATGTTGATTACATCTTTAGACTTTTCTAGTTTTACAGGTCGTATAGCAATTGGGCGTTTAGAAAGAGGAGTTTTAAGAGAAGGTATGCCAATTTCTTTAGTAAAAAGAGATGGTAAAGTAATAAAATCTAGAATTAAAGAATTACATACATTCGAAGGTTTAGGACGTAGAAAAGTAGAAGAGGTAATTGCTGGAGATATTTGTGCAATTATTGGTGTTGAAGGTTTTGAAATTGGTGATACTATTGCTGATTTTGAAAATCCAGAAGCATTAAAAACGATTACTATTGACGAGCCTACAATGAGTATGTTGTTTACAATTAACGATTCGCCATTCTTCGGTAAAGAAGGTAAATTTGTAACATCTAGACATATTAGAGATAGACTAACTAAAGAATTAGAGAAAAACCTAGCGATGAAGATGGGTGAGACTGATTCTGCGGATAAATTTATGGTTTTTGGTCGTGGAGTACTTCACTTGTCTGTTCTTATTGAAACAATGAGAAGAGAAGGGTATGAGTTACAAATTGGTCAACCGCAAGTTATTATTAAAGAAGTTGACGGTGTTAAATGTGAGCCAATAGAAGAATTAACAATCGATTTACCAGAAAATCTTTCTGGACGTGCAGTAGAGTTTGTTACTTTACGTAAAGGAGAGATGTTAAGTATGGAAGGTAAAGGTGAGCGTATGATTATTAAATTTAACATTCCATCTCGTGGAATTATTGGATTACGTAATCAATTGCTAACTGCTACTGCTGGAGAAGCTATTATGTCTCACCGTTACATTGGATACGAGCCTTTTAAAGGAGCAATTCCAGGACGTAATAATGGTTCTTTGATTTCTATGGAAAATGGAAAAGCAATTCCTTATTCTATTGATAAATTACAAGATCGTGGTAAATTCTTCGTTGAGCCAAATGCTGAAATTTATGAAGGTCAGGTAATTGGAGAAAATAGCCGTAGTGATGATATGTGTATTAATGTTACTAAAGCTAAGAAGCAATCTAACGTTCGTTCGTCTGGAAATGATGAAAAAGCAAGGATTATACCTCCAATTATTTTCTCATTAGAGGAGGCTTTAGAGTATATTCAAAAGGATGAGTATGTTGAGGTAACTCCAAAATCTATTCGTTTAAGAAAAATATATTTAACAGAAACAGATAGAAAACGTTTTAAATTGTAATGAATTTAAATGTTTTTGATTAATATAATACTTTAAACCATCATGCTTTTGTATGATGGTTTTTAATTTTAAAAAACAATAAAGATGGAAGTAAAATTAAAATATGGAATTGGTAAATTGCTTTTTGGAATGAAGCAAAAAGATGTTGAAGTTATTTATGGGAAGCCGAATAAACAATACTCTGATGAAGAAGAAAATATTGTATATGTTTATAATGACCACAAAATGAGATTAACATTTTATGATGAGGAAGAATATCAGTTGGGCTATATAACTTCTATAAATGAAGAATTAGAGCTGTTTGGAGAAAAAATAATAGGTAGAAAATGGAATGATATTGAGTCGGTTTTAGCTAACAATAAGTTAAATCAGTTTGAAACTGAAATTGTTGATGGAACTGAAAATTATTTCTTTGAAGATAATTGGCTTTTTGTAAATGTTGATTATGATAAAATTTTTAAAATAGAAATTGGCGCGGTTTTTAATAATAACGACGAATTCGATTGGAAGTTTAAAGGGTAATATTCGTGTTAATTCTTTATTACATAAAAAAAGCTCCAGTTGGAGCTTTTTTTATTCTGTAATTGTTATATTATTGTTTGTCCAATAATTCTATTTCGAATATTAGATTTGCGTTTGGTGGAATTACTCCTCCAGCACCAGCTTCTCCGTAGCCTAAAGCAGGTGGAATAAATATAATTGCTTTGTCTCCAATATTCATGTTGTTTATGCCTTCTAAGAAACCTGGAATTAATCCCCCTTTTTTTCCGTATTGGAAAGGGAAAGGTTTGTATCCATTTTGATTGGCTCTGTTTTGATCGTATTTACCAAACTCTTTAGAAACATCTTCGTAGCTACTATCAAAAAGTTTACCGTCTTCAAAGAAGCCTGCATAATGAATGAAAACCTGAGAACCTTCTTTTGGTTTTACACCTGTTCCTTGTTTTATAATAATATATTCTAAACCTGAAGGTAATTTTAAGGATTGCGCTTTTTGAGTTGCAAAATAGGCAACCTTGCTTTGGCAGGTTGCCATTAATTTAGCCTCTAATTCTTTTCTTTTTAGAGCTTCAGCTTCAGCCTGTTTTTTTCTATTTGCTTCTTGAATTTTTGTTATTTTCTTTAGGTTTTCAATGTTTAAGTCAGAAATTTTTTTATCTTCCTCTTCTTTGTTTTCCATGTAGTTTTTAAAGACTTTGTCTGCTTTAAATCTTTTTGCAGCTTTTCCTTTTTTAATAATAGTTACTTTTTCTATAATATCATTTTGAGCAATAGCATTGACTACGTCTAAACCTTCAACGACATGACCAAAAACAGTATGTTTTCCGTCTAACCAAGGAGTTTCTTTGTGTGTAATGAAGAATTGGCTTCCGTTGGTTTTTGGACCAGAATTTGCCATTGATAATATACCAGCTTTATCATGAATTAAATCGGATACTTCATCAGTAAATTTGTATCCAGGATCTCCAGAACCAGTTCCTAATGGATCACCACCTTGAATCATAAAGTTTTCGATTACTCTATGGAATTTTAATCCGTCATAAAATGGCTTTCCTTGTAACTCTTTTTTAACAGACTCATTTTTTCCTTCTGCTAAAGAAACGAAATTAGCTACTGTGATTGGTGTTTTTTCAAACTCCAATTGTAGAACTATTTTTCCTTTAGAAGTTTGTAATTCAGCAAATAGTCCATCTGTTTTTTGTGCAAATCCAGAAAAAATTGTTGTTAAAAGTAGAAAGAGTAAAGATTTCATTTTTTTAGTATTCATTTATAAAAGTATTATTTAGTTGGTTTTTCTAACATTTCAATTTCAAAAACTAAATCTGTATTTGGTGGAATCATTTGAAAACCTTGAGTTCCATAAGCTAGATTAGAAGGGATGTAAGCGATTAGTTTATCTCCATAGTTAAGTATGTCTAAACATTCTAAAAAGCCTGTAATGAGTCCTTGTTTGTTTCCGTACGGGAAAGGAAAAGGAGCGTATGCATTGTGCTGAGCTCTTGCTGGGTCGAATTTCCCAAATGTCATAGCTATTTCTTGTCTATTGCTATCAAAAAGTTCTCCGTTTTGTAGCCAACCAGCATAATTTACTAATATTTCAGTTCCTTGGTTTGGCTTTTTACCGTCACCTTTGGTTAGTATTTTGTAGATTAAACCCGATTTTGTCTTTGTGCCTTCGGCTTTTAGCATGTTAATGTCAACTGCTTTTTGAGCTTTTATTACTTCAATTTTCTCAGCTAATTTTCGTTGCTTTTCTTCTTCAATTTTTTGTTCTTCTAATGCAGAAGGAAAGTAGTTTTTGAAAATTTTCTCAGCATCAAATTTCTTAGCATCCGTACCTTTTTTTACAATTGTAATTTTTTTGATGATATCTCCAACCGCAATTGAATCTACAATTTCTATGCCTGTAACTACTTCTCCAAAAACAGTATGTTTGTCATCTAACCAAGGGGTTTCTTTATGTGTGATGAAAAATTGACTTCCATTTGTGTTTGGACCAGCATTTGCCATAGATAATATTCCTTTCTTATTGTGTCGTAATTCGGGATGAAATTCATCTTTGAACCTGTAATCAGGCCCTCCTGATCCGTCACCAGCTGGATCACCACCTTGTATCATGAAATCTGGAATTACTCTATGGAATGTCAATCCATCATAGAAAGGTTTTCCTGTATAACTTTCGTTTACATAAGGGTTTTTTCCTTCAGCTAAGCTAACAAAATTGGCTACTGTAATTGGTGTTTTTTCAAATTCTAATTTTACAATGATAGAACCCTTATTGGTAGAAATGTCTGCGTACATTCCATCTTCTAATTTTGAATATGGATTAGAGCATGAACTGAAAATGACTAATAGTCCTAAAACTAGATGTGTTAAGTGTTTCATGAAATATATTAATTATTTGTTTGAGTTTTCTTGTTGTAAATCGATTAAATTAACGGTGCAAATTAGTGGTTCATTTGGATTTATTTCATTGTCATCTCCATGATAACCAAATGCCATATGTGAAGGGAAAAGAAAAGTTATTGTTTCCCCTTTTTTCATTAATTTTATTCCATCACGTAATCCCATCATTATATTTTGTTTGTCGACAACATATTTTTGTGGCTTTAAATCTTCTTTAGAATAAATGACTTTATTGTTGATGTCGTGAATTTGATAATCAAAATAGGCAATGTCTCCTTTTTTCGGTAAAATCGATTCTTCGTTAATTTTAGTCTCGTATTTGTACCAATATCCTTTACTAGAAGCTATATATTCTTTTAAAGTGTCCTGTTTGATTATTGAATCAATCAGTTTTTCTTCACCTGCAATTAATTCCTTATTTCTTTCAATGGATTCTTTTATGAAGCTTCCGTTGGTTTGAGAAATAGGTTTTCTAGCTTTTTGTTGTGAGCAGCTAGTTAATAGAATGCTAGCGATGAATAATTGAAATAATATTTTCATTTTTATTAATTTTCTTTTGCTAAAATAGTAATAAATTGTTTTGCAGTTTCTTCTAAGCTAGAAAAAGATTTACCACCTGCAGCATTTATATGTCCGCCACCTTGAAAATGATTTCGAGCAAATTCATTAACATCAAATCCTCCTTGGGAACGGAAGGAAATTTTGATTATACCTTCTTCTTTGTTTTCAATAAAAATCGCTGTAACAAGTATTCCTTCAATGCTTAATCCGTAATTTACAATTCCTTCTGTATCACCTTTTTTGTAATCAAAAGAATCTAATTCTTCTTGGCTAAGTGTAATGTATGATGCGTTTAATTCTGGAAAAACTTTTAAATTTTGAAGTGCTTTTCCAAGTAATTGTAATCTAGCGTAACTAGAATTATCGAATAAAGCGCTATGAATTTGACTATTGTTTGCTCCTTTTTCTATTAAATCAGCCACACAAATGTGTGTTTCTGATGTTGTTTTAGGGAAACGAAAACTACCAGAATCGGTTACGATTCCAGTATATAAACACGAAGCTATTTCTGTATTAATTAAATCGTTATAGCCTAAAGTATTTATAAAGTCATAAACCATTTGACAAGTTGATCCGTAGGTTACATCGGAAAAAGTATATTTTGCATAATCATCTGGCAATTGATGATGATCTATCATTATCATTAGATTGGTAAGCGTGTCTAATGTTTTTTGCATTGCATCTCCAGTTCTGTGTAAGGCATTGAAATCTAATGTAAAAATGATATCACTATTTTGTAATATAGGTAATGCTTTGTCGTATTCTCTTTCAAAAATCACCACTTTATTAGTCTCAGGTAACCAAGCTAAAAAATCTGGATATTCGTTTGGAGAAATATAAACTACTTCGTGATTTAATTGTTTTAAAAAGTGTAATAGTCCTAATGAAGATCCCATGGCATCACCATCTGGATTTCTATGAGAAATAATTGTGATTTTTTTTGGACTACTAAGTAGTTCTTTTATTTCTGTAATCTCTATATTGTTTAACATTTTGTGTTTTTCTTATTTCTTACTATTAATGGAAAGGTCTGTAAGTAAGGAATTATATTATTTTTGATTTATCTTTTTAATGAAAAGTGGTTTTTGATTTTTTTTCCATTAGCTAATTCTAATACAAACCAATAATCTCCTGATGGTAAAGGTTTTTCATTGAAAGTACCATTCCAACCAGTTCCATCTGGATGAATTTGTT is a genomic window of Flavobacterium jumunjinense containing:
- the typA gene encoding translational GTPase TypA, with protein sequence MTPIRNIAIIAHVDHGKTTLVDKIMYHCQLFRENENTGDLILDNNDLERERGITITSKNVSVTYKGTKINIIDTPGHADFGGEVERVLNMADGVCLLVDAFEGPMPQTRFVLQKAIDLGLKPCVVINKVDKENCTPEEVHEKVFDLMFELGATEEQLDFPAVYGSAKNNWMSDHWENITDNVEALLDMVVENVPAPKVSEGTPQMLITSLDFSSFTGRIAIGRLERGVLREGMPISLVKRDGKVIKSRIKELHTFEGLGRRKVEEVIAGDICAIIGVEGFEIGDTIADFENPEALKTITIDEPTMSMLFTINDSPFFGKEGKFVTSRHIRDRLTKELEKNLAMKMGETDSADKFMVFGRGVLHLSVLIETMRREGYELQIGQPQVIIKEVDGVKCEPIEELTIDLPENLSGRAVEFVTLRKGEMLSMEGKGERMIIKFNIPSRGIIGLRNQLLTATAGEAIMSHRYIGYEPFKGAIPGRNNGSLISMENGKAIPYSIDKLQDRGKFFVEPNAEIYEGQVIGENSRSDDMCINVTKAKKQSNVRSSGNDEKARIIPPIIFSLEEALEYIQKDEYVEVTPKSIRLRKIYLTETDRKRFKL
- a CDS encoding peptidylprolyl isomerase, translated to MKSLLFLLLTTIFSGFAQKTDGLFAELQTSKGKIVLQLEFEKTPITVANFVSLAEGKNESVKKELQGKPFYDGLKFHRVIENFMIQGGDPLGTGSGDPGYKFTDEVSDLIHDKAGILSMANSGPKTNGSQFFITHKETPWLDGKHTVFGHVVEGLDVVNAIAQNDIIEKVTIIKKGKAAKRFKADKVFKNYMENKEEEDKKISDLNIENLKKITKIQEANRKKQAEAEALKRKELEAKLMATCQSKVAYFATQKAQSLKLPSGLEYIIIKQGTGVKPKEGSQVFIHYAGFFEDGKLFDSSYEDVSKEFGKYDQNRANQNGYKPFPFQYGKKGGLIPGFLEGINNMNIGDKAIIFIPPALGYGEAGAGGVIPPNANLIFEIELLDKQ
- a CDS encoding peptidylprolyl isomerase gives rise to the protein MKHLTHLVLGLLVIFSSCSNPYSKLEDGMYADISTNKGSIIVKLEFEKTPITVANFVSLAEGKNPYVNESYTGKPFYDGLTFHRVIPDFMIQGGDPAGDGSGGPDYRFKDEFHPELRHNKKGILSMANAGPNTNGSQFFITHKETPWLDDKHTVFGEVVTGIEIVDSIAVGDIIKKITIVKKGTDAKKFDAEKIFKNYFPSALEEQKIEEEKQRKLAEKIEVIKAQKAVDINMLKAEGTKTKSGLIYKILTKGDGKKPNQGTEILVNYAGWLQNGELFDSNRQEIAMTFGKFDPARAQHNAYAPFPFPYGNKQGLITGFLECLDILNYGDKLIAYIPSNLAYGTQGFQMIPPNTDLVFEIEMLEKPTK
- the gldI gene encoding gliding motility-associated peptidyl-prolyl isomerase GldI — protein: MKILFQLFIASILLTSCSQQKARKPISQTNGSFIKESIERNKELIAGEEKLIDSIIKQDTLKEYIASSKGYWYKYETKINEESILPKKGDIAYFDYQIHDINNKVIYSKEDLKPQKYVVDKQNIMMGLRDGIKLMKKGETITFLFPSHMAFGYHGDDNEINPNEPLICTVNLIDLQQENSNK
- a CDS encoding DHH family phosphoesterase gives rise to the protein MLNNIEITEIKELLSSPKKITIISHRNPDGDAMGSSLGLLHFLKQLNHEVVYISPNEYPDFLAWLPETNKVVIFEREYDKALPILQNSDIIFTLDFNALHRTGDAMQKTLDTLTNLMIMIDHHQLPDDYAKYTFSDVTYGSTCQMVYDFINTLGYNDLINTEIASCLYTGIVTDSGSFRFPKTTSETHICVADLIEKGANNSQIHSALFDNSSYARLQLLGKALQNLKVFPELNASYITLSQEELDSFDYKKGDTEGIVNYGLSIEGILVTAIFIENKEEGIIKISFRSQGGFDVNEFARNHFQGGGHINAAGGKSFSSLEETAKQFITILAKEN